One segment of Planctomycetota bacterium DNA contains the following:
- the ilvN gene encoding acetolactate synthase small subunit: protein MRHVISALVTNEPGVLANVAGMFAARGFNIDSLVVGRTEDDELSRMTVVVEGDQNVIRQVQEQLAKLVPVARVRNLTQSAYVERDLALVKIDAPPEKRHEITELVNMFRGNVVDVGPESMSVEISGREEKVEAFVDLVGPYGIQEMARTGVIAIARGTQSDRLRKRYGRVEPDDQSKRVRSLDNASGESLPPS, encoded by the coding sequence ATGCGACACGTCATTAGTGCTCTTGTCACCAACGAACCCGGCGTGCTGGCCAACGTGGCCGGCATGTTCGCGGCACGCGGGTTCAACATCGACTCCCTCGTCGTCGGCCGGACCGAAGACGACGAGCTCTCCCGCATGACCGTCGTCGTCGAGGGTGACCAGAACGTCATTCGCCAGGTCCAGGAGCAGCTGGCCAAGCTGGTGCCGGTCGCACGCGTCCGCAACCTGACGCAGTCGGCCTACGTCGAGCGGGACCTTGCCCTCGTCAAGATCGACGCCCCGCCGGAGAAACGGCACGAGATCACGGAACTCGTCAACATGTTCCGCGGCAACGTCGTCGACGTCGGCCCAGAGAGCATGAGTGTCGAGATCTCCGGCCGAGAGGAAAAGGTCGAGGCGTTCGTCGACCTCGTCGGCCCGTACGGCATTCAGGAGATGGCACGCACCGGCGTCATCGCCATCGCACGCGGGACGCAGAGCGATCGCCTTCGCAAGCGCTACGGCCGTGTCGAACCGGACGATCAGAGCAAACGCGTTCGCAGCCTTGACAACGCGTCGGGCGAGAGTCTGCCGCCGAGTTGA
- a CDS encoding sugar ABC transporter permease — translation MRAPLSAWLFLLPMLVGVVVFGLIPAGRTVMLSLGPGEDRLVFYRLAVLDPLVWLAAVNTLGFAILFATLQTVFATVVALLIVSANVWAGRVLAAVLFAAHVLGATFAGVLFSAWFVDRRGGLNGLLQTVGLTSEPIDFLASPTLAMPILLAVALFGGTGFAVLWVLAALRRADPHIADAALLDGCGPLRRIRHATLPQIRPTLAMLVVAGLFFGMTLFELPYVLFDGPGPGYRVLTGAMLVFSAGLVRGDVGYASAIAVLLAIATTLVVALTCRLLRVGREEVGLE, via the coding sequence GTGCGTGCGCCGCTGTCGGCGTGGCTGTTTCTTTTACCGATGCTCGTCGGCGTCGTCGTGTTCGGCCTCATTCCGGCCGGGCGAACCGTCATGCTGTCGCTGGGTCCCGGCGAGGATCGGCTGGTGTTCTACCGGTTGGCGGTGCTGGATCCGCTGGTCTGGCTCGCCGCGGTGAACACGCTGGGTTTTGCGATCCTCTTCGCGACGCTTCAGACGGTGTTCGCCACGGTGGTCGCCCTGCTCATCGTCTCCGCGAACGTTTGGGCCGGCCGGGTGCTCGCGGCGGTCCTCTTCGCGGCGCACGTGCTCGGTGCGACGTTCGCAGGCGTCCTGTTTTCCGCGTGGTTCGTCGATCGCCGCGGCGGCTTGAACGGCCTGCTTCAGACGGTCGGACTCACGAGTGAGCCAATCGACTTCCTCGCCTCGCCGACGCTAGCGATGCCGATCCTGCTCGCCGTCGCGCTCTTCGGCGGAACCGGCTTCGCCGTGCTCTGGGTACTGGCAGCGTTGCGTCGTGCCGACCCGCACATCGCCGATGCCGCTCTGCTCGACGGCTGTGGACCGCTCCGCCGAATCCGTCACGCCACCCTGCCGCAGATCCGCCCGACGCTGGCGATGCTGGTCGTCGCCGGGCTGTTCTTCGGCATGACGCTCTTCGAGCTGCCGTACGTGCTCTTCGACGGACCCGGCCCCGGCTATCGCGTGCTGACCGGTGCGATGCTCGTCTTCTCGGCTGGCCTCGTGCGTGGCGACGTCGGCTACGCCTCTGCCATCGCTGTACTGCTCGCGATCGCGACGACGCTTGTCGTAGCGCTGACGTGTCGTCTCCTTCGCGTTGGCCGGGAGGAGGTCGGACTGGAATGA
- a CDS encoding carbohydrate ABC transporter permease — MTPRRTLPTVIVLVLGAVVATPLVWLVTGAFGLPDGLTLRGFAALFRGWPMLPWLLNGMVIAGGQTLLAVLICSAAAFALSCYDFTGRRIVIALLVAAAVLPSPAVVTGLFATVASIGGVDTYWAATLPGVFSGFGVLVYFASMRSLPASLLQAGRLDGAREWRLWWHLALPALRPTTSVFALLHFLAAWNAILWPAAVLASDAKRPIAVGLSEARTSRAFEGDPTLPLSATLIALVPVAVLFAVASRDLLRSRRAD; from the coding sequence ATGACGCCGAGACGCACGCTGCCGACCGTCATCGTTCTCGTGCTTGGAGCCGTGGTTGCGACGCCGCTGGTCTGGCTGGTGACCGGTGCCTTCGGCCTGCCCGACGGCCTGACGCTGCGTGGCTTCGCCGCGCTCTTCAGGGGTTGGCCGATGCTGCCGTGGCTGCTGAATGGCATGGTGATCGCGGGCGGGCAGACACTGCTTGCGGTTCTCATCTGCAGTGCTGCGGCGTTCGCCTTGAGCTGCTACGACTTCACCGGCAGGCGCATCGTCATCGCGCTGCTCGTCGCCGCGGCGGTTCTACCGTCGCCGGCGGTCGTGACCGGGCTCTTCGCGACCGTTGCCTCGATCGGCGGCGTCGACACATACTGGGCCGCGACGCTGCCGGGCGTCTTCTCGGGCTTCGGCGTGTTGGTCTACTTCGCCTCGATGCGATCGCTGCCGGCATCGCTCCTGCAGGCCGGCCGCCTCGACGGGGCGCGTGAGTGGCGGCTCTGGTGGCACCTTGCCCTGCCCGCACTTCGGCCCACGACTTCCGTCTTCGCGCTGCTGCATTTTCTCGCCGCTTGGAACGCCATCCTCTGGCCTGCCGCGGTCCTGGCGAGCGACGCCAAACGCCCCATCGCCGTCGGCCTGAGCGAAGCCCGAACGTCACGTGCTTTCGAGGGCGATCCGACACTGCCGCTGTCGGCGACGCTGATCGCGCTCGTGCCGGTCGCGGTGCTGTTCGCAGTTGCGAGTCGCGATCTGCTCAGGAGCCGTCGAGCAGACTGA
- the truB gene encoding tRNA pseudouridine(55) synthase TruB yields MLDGFLVIDKPAGITSAKALNDVKRRFGRGVKVGHAGTLDPFATGCLVVLVGRATKSSERVMTLPKTYVADVRCGATTETLDPESPEEPGPLIAEPSRAKVEALLSAAAGPMMQKPPAFSAIKVGVRRSYDLARGGQDVDLPAREVQVHAMRLVEMDWPRVRVEMTVGKGFYVRSFARDLAEMLGTTGYLTSLRRTRVGPFDADRATGVVGELLPISLLDGS; encoded by the coding sequence GTTAAGCGGCGGTTCGGCCGCGGCGTGAAGGTGGGGCACGCCGGGACGCTCGATCCGTTTGCGACCGGTTGTCTCGTCGTGCTCGTCGGCCGGGCAACGAAGTCCAGTGAGCGCGTGATGACGCTGCCGAAGACGTACGTGGCCGATGTCCGGTGTGGAGCGACGACCGAGACGCTCGACCCCGAGTCACCGGAGGAACCAGGCCCGTTGATCGCGGAGCCGAGCCGCGCGAAAGTCGAGGCACTCTTGTCTGCTGCGGCCGGACCGATGATGCAGAAGCCGCCGGCATTCAGCGCGATCAAAGTCGGTGTGCGGCGGTCATACGACCTGGCTCGTGGTGGGCAAGACGTCGACCTGCCGGCACGGGAGGTTCAGGTGCATGCAATGCGACTGGTTGAGATGGACTGGCCGAGAGTGCGGGTGGAGATGACCGTCGGCAAGGGTTTCTACGTCCGCAGCTTCGCACGCGATCTCGCGGAGATGCTCGGGACGACTGGCTACCTGACGAGCTTGCGGCGGACGCGGGTCGGGCCGTTCGATGCGGACAGGGCGACGGGTGTTGTCGGGGAGCTGTTGCCGATCAGTCTGCTCGACGGCTCCTGA